DNA from Bacteroidia bacterium:
ATTTCTTACTTTTGCAGCGATATTTACCTATTGCGTGCCGGATATTGCCAAAGGCAGAGAATTTTTAGCACTACCGCTCAATCGAAGAACCGAAGTTTAACTTTAGCAAAAAGTTTCATACGAAGCACTTCACCCGCTCTCTTGCAAAACCGTTTGTTGGTGGCTGTGCTGTGTAGGCGTTTAGTTAGAACAATGATTGTTGTGTTTCTATTTTCGGATGAAAAGTCCCGATAATCATAAACGGATTTTTTCCAGTAAAATGATGAAGCTGTGATGTTCCTAAAAACAAATGCAAGTCTTTTGTTTTTGCAAAGTCGTCAAAGTATTTTTTCTTAACATCTTCAACGGCTTTTGCTTCGTTGCCTTCGTGTTTGGCAAGGCATTTCCAGTAAAGCCCTCCGATTTCCCAATCTTCAATCATTAGTTTACTTTGTTTGCCTTGATTATCTTCAAAAATGTAAGAAAATTTATAAGGCAATTTCTGCACAACGTCAAACGGATTTTCGGGTTGTTGGAACAAATTTCCCTGTAATCGTTCGGCTTCGAGTTTGGCTAATTTGTTCTTGTCCCATTGACGTTCAACCTCTTCAATCGTAAAGTTTAAAATTTTTGTAGGTTTAAAAACTGCCAACGAAGTACAAATGTTTTTGTTTTGTGCTTCTGCAATCAATTCTTTTAGGTTGTAATAGATTTTCCCTAAAACAAATTTCTTTCTTTCCGCCCAATTATGCGTCGTTTCAAGATGATTGAGAATTTTAATTTCGCTGTCGTGCGAATATGGACGATAACTTTCTGGTCTAAAATCGCTGTCGTTTTTTACCAAATCAAGTTCTATCCAATCGTATTTTTTGTATTGTTCTTCAAACGACTTTTTACGAAACTGAATTGGATAAATTCTTATCCAAGTTCCGTTTTCTGTGAAACCTGCTGTACAAACCAATTCTTCGTATTTGCTTGAAATGGCTGGATAGGTTTTGACTGTGATTAAAACTTTTGTCTTTGCCATTTTCAAATGTGTTTTACTTCGTAATCAAAGTCAGGCAAGTTCTCAATAGCTTCTGCTAAATGTTTGCGATGGCATTGGCAAATGTTTGCTTCAAAACAAGTCAAAGCAATGCGTTTTTTTTCTTTCAGCAAGTTCAAAATTTTCACTTGTGAAGATGTTGTTTGTGTTAAATTATTTTTGCGATAAACAGCAAACAATTTATCGTAGTCGGCTTGTGTGTTTAGTTCTTGTCGTTGCTCAGATTGTATGCCTACTTCGGGATAATGCACATATTCAATCCCCAAACTGTTGCAAAAGCGTTGTAATTGGCTTTTGCTAAAACCGTACTTCATACTCAACGGATTGTTGCGAACGTCCACCAAAATTTTCACATCATTTTTAAGCAACCTGTTTAAGTATTCTTCTAACGAAATGCCCTCATAACCGATTGTAAATAAAATTGTTGCTTCACTTTTTGGACGGCTATCATTTACTTTTTTTAACTGTTCAGGATTTAAAATTTCCTGTGCTTTTATGCTATTTATCGCCCAATACGGAAAATTTAAATAAGTATGCTTCATTAAAGCATTCGCTTTCATTTTTCCGTATTGATCTTTCACATACAGCATCAACTTTTTGTCATCCGCTTTTAGTGTGTTAAAATAGTCTGTTGTTTCATTACTCTTATATGCTTTTTCAAGGTCGGTTAGTATTCCTTTGCTAACCATAGCAGTTAAATCGGCATTAGCAGAATAGGAATAACAGCCAAACTTGTATGGGATAAAATCGTATTCGGCTTTGGCTTGACGTTGGGTAAACAGGAAAAGTAGCTTCTGTAGGCTGATTTTATCAATCGTTCCCTCAAAAATTTGCAACAAGGCTAATATAACTTTTCTTCTGTAAAACATCCCACAAAGGTCGTAAAATACGCTTTTTCTTCCTACGAAAAACGGGAAAGAATGAATAATCAAATGTTCAAAACCTTATTTATTGGTTTTCTATTAGTTTTATTTCGTCTGTTGTCAATTCGTAAAGTTCGTAAACCATTTGGTTGATTTTATCTTCTGCGTGTTCAATTCTGTTTTCAATCATTTCAATTTGGTTAGGCAAGGTTACGTTTTGCTTGTCTTGGTTGAGTTGGAGAAGTTGTTCAACAAGTTTAATGATTTCGGTTTGTTGTTTATCGTTGTTCTTATCAAGCAATTTAATAGGCAAATTTTTAGCATCATTAGGATAAAAATGTAAATCTTCACTTAGGAAATTCCTGAAATACCAATTAATCAAATTAGAATTTAAAATACCGAGTAAAAATTTGTAATCGTATTTTGTACATAATTTTAAGTCAGTTTCTTTTATTGCTTTACGAGCTGAAATGTGTTCTGCTTTAATCAATTTATCAATGCGAACACAATTAATAATAGTATGACTGTTGTAAAAACCTTTATTATCATACGCAAATCTCAATCGGTCTTTAACAACATTAATAAACATTATTTTTTCATTTTCAAATAATTCAGGAAACATAGAATTGTAATGTTCATTGGGTGTGTAGTTTAACCAACCGTATTGAGAAAAACTATAACGTTCAATGTTTTTTCCTTCTAAAAAAGGTTTGAAACCTTTTTCTTTTTTATCAGAAATATAATGCTCTTTCCCAATGTTTTTTGTTTTGTGGTTTAACCTTGCACCGTAAGCAATCAAACAAATATTAGAAAGTGGAATACTGCTTTCCCAAATTTTTTCTTTCAGCGAAATTAATGAGCCAACAGGTTTTGTTTCTAATCGACTATCTTC
Protein-coding regions in this window:
- a CDS encoding DUF488 domain-containing protein, coding for MFYRRKVILALLQIFEGTIDKISLQKLLFLFTQRQAKAEYDFIPYKFGCYSYSANADLTAMVSKGILTDLEKAYKSNETTDYFNTLKADDKKLMLYVKDQYGKMKANALMKHTYLNFPYWAINSIKAQEILNPEQLKKVNDSRPKSEATILFTIGYEGISLEEYLNRLLKNDVKILVDVRNNPLSMKYGFSKSQLQRFCNSLGIEYVHYPEVGIQSEQRQELNTQADYDKLFAVYRKNNLTQTTSSQVKILNLLKEKKRIALTCFEANICQCHRKHLAEAIENLPDFDYEVKHI